Proteins encoded within one genomic window of Bradyrhizobium sp. AZCC 1719:
- a CDS encoding RidA family protein yields the protein MTAPKGPTLSVVPHPTTDTSPPGPQVLQPSGWPMPKGYANGMAADGRLVVTGGVIGWDTQGRLEPDFVAQVRQTLSNISEILAEGGARPEHLVRLTWYVVDIEEYLASLKELGRVYREIFGAHYPAMALVQVVRLVEKEARVEIEATAVVPR from the coding sequence GTGACCGCCCCCAAAGGCCCCACACTGAGCGTGGTGCCTCATCCCACGACCGACACCTCACCGCCGGGCCCGCAAGTGCTGCAGCCGAGCGGCTGGCCGATGCCGAAAGGCTACGCCAACGGCATGGCCGCCGATGGCCGGCTTGTGGTGACCGGCGGCGTGATCGGCTGGGATACGCAGGGCCGCCTGGAGCCCGATTTCGTCGCGCAGGTGCGCCAGACGCTATCCAACATTTCCGAGATTCTTGCCGAGGGCGGTGCCAGACCTGAGCATCTGGTGCGCCTGACCTGGTATGTCGTCGACATCGAGGAATATCTCGCGAGCCTGAAAGAGCTCGGCCGCGTCTACCGCGAGATCTTCGGCGCGCATTATCCGGCAATGGCGCTGGTGCAGGTAGTGCGCCTGGTCGAGAAGGAAGCCCGCGTCGAGATCGAGGCGACGGCGGTGGTGCCCCGCTGA
- the kynA gene encoding tryptophan 2,3-dioxygenase has product MTGKPDDSSREAAQMSFDGRMSYSDYLHLERVLNAQEPLSDAHDELLFIIQHQTSELWMKLAIHEIRSAIKAIRHDQLHPAFKMLSRIARIFEQLNTAWDVLRTMTPSEYTEFRDQLGQSSGFQSYQYRAIEFLAGNRNLALLGPHAHRADIMAKLEEILAEPGLYDEALLLLARNGFDIGEDARRTDWRVNRTPNDEVLKAWKTIYASPAKHWMLYELAEKLVDFEDYFRRWRFNHVTTVERIIGLKRGTGGTSGVSYLRKMLEVELFPELWKLRTEL; this is encoded by the coding sequence ATGACTGGCAAGCCCGACGACTCCTCGCGTGAGGCAGCCCAGATGTCGTTCGACGGGCGCATGTCCTACAGCGATTATCTGCATCTGGAACGCGTTCTGAACGCGCAAGAGCCGCTCTCTGACGCGCATGACGAACTGCTGTTCATCATCCAGCACCAGACGTCCGAACTCTGGATGAAGCTGGCCATCCACGAAATCCGTTCCGCCATCAAGGCGATCCGCCACGACCAGTTGCATCCCGCTTTCAAGATGCTGTCGCGCATCGCCCGGATCTTCGAGCAGCTCAATACCGCCTGGGATGTGTTGCGGACGATGACCCCCAGCGAATACACCGAGTTTCGCGATCAGCTCGGGCAATCCTCGGGCTTTCAGTCGTACCAGTACCGCGCGATCGAGTTTCTCGCCGGCAATCGCAATTTGGCGCTGCTTGGCCCGCACGCCCACCGCGCCGACATCATGGCAAAGCTCGAGGAAATTCTCGCTGAGCCGGGCCTCTATGACGAAGCGCTGCTGCTATTGGCGCGCAATGGCTTTGATATCGGCGAAGACGCGCGCCGAACCGACTGGCGCGTCAACCGCACGCCAAACGACGAGGTTTTGAAGGCCTGGAAGACCATCTATGCGTCGCCAGCGAAACACTGGATGCTCTACGAGCTTGCAGAAAAGCTGGTCGATTTCGAAGACTATTTCCGCCGCTGGCGCTTCAACCACGTCACGACGGTCGAGCGCATCATCGGCCTGAAGCGCGGAACCGGCGGCACGTCGGGCGTCTCCTACTTGCGCAAGATGCTCGAGGTCGAACTTTTTCCGGAACTCTGGAAGCTGAGAACAGAGCTCTAG
- the kynU gene encoding kynureninase — protein sequence MTDFTRTKSLFAIPDGVIYLDGNSLGPLPVAAADRVGRMISEEWGKHLIKGWNVAGWMTQPRRVGDRIGRLIGAADGTVVVGDTLSIKVYQALASALELNPSRRVILSDSGNFPSDLYIASGLLESLDRGYELKVVDPEDVEAAIDETIAVLMLTEVDYRTGRLHDMSALTRRAHAAGALTVWDLAHSAGAIPVDLEGAEADFAVGCTYKYLNAGPGAPAFIYVAPKHADTARPAFSGWMGHHAPFAFDLDYRPGPGIERMRVGTPPIIAMAALDAALDVWDGVSMTDVRHASIQLGDLFIREVERRCPELTLASPRDAKRRGSQVSFRHPDGYAIMQALIARDVIGDFRAPDMMRFGFTPLYIGEAEVRAAVDVIADVLTNRRWDTADYRKKGLVT from the coding sequence ATGACCGATTTCACGCGAACAAAATCCCTGTTCGCCATCCCGGATGGCGTGATCTATCTGGACGGCAATTCGCTCGGTCCCCTGCCCGTTGCGGCCGCCGATCGCGTCGGCCGCATGATATCGGAGGAATGGGGCAAGCACCTCATCAAGGGCTGGAACGTCGCCGGCTGGATGACGCAGCCGCGGCGTGTCGGCGACCGCATCGGCCGGTTGATCGGCGCTGCCGACGGGACGGTGGTAGTGGGAGATACGCTGTCCATCAAAGTTTACCAAGCGCTGGCCTCGGCGCTCGAACTCAATCCGTCGCGGCGCGTGATCTTGTCGGATAGCGGCAACTTTCCTTCCGATCTCTACATCGCCAGCGGTCTGCTTGAATCGCTCGACCGTGGCTACGAGTTGAAGGTCGTGGACCCCGAAGACGTCGAAGCCGCCATCGACGAGACGATCGCGGTGCTGATGCTGACCGAGGTCGACTATCGCACCGGCCGGCTGCACGACATGAGCGCGCTGACGCGCAGGGCGCATGCCGCCGGCGCCTTGACGGTCTGGGATCTGGCGCATTCCGCGGGAGCGATTCCGGTCGACTTGGAAGGAGCCGAAGCCGATTTCGCCGTCGGCTGCACCTACAAATATCTCAATGCCGGTCCTGGCGCGCCGGCCTTCATCTATGTTGCGCCGAAGCACGCCGATACGGCGCGGCCGGCGTTTTCCGGTTGGATGGGTCATCATGCACCCTTTGCCTTTGACCTCGACTATCGGCCCGGGCCGGGCATCGAGCGAATGCGGGTAGGTACGCCTCCGATCATTGCGATGGCCGCGCTCGACGCCGCCCTCGACGTCTGGGACGGCGTCAGCATGACCGACGTGCGCCATGCATCGATCCAGCTTGGCGACCTGTTCATTCGCGAAGTCGAACGACGTTGTCCCGAGCTGACGCTGGCTTCGCCGCGGGACGCAAAGCGGCGCGGCAGCCAGGTTTCATTTCGTCACCCGGATGGCTACGCGATCATGCAGGCGCTGATCGCGCGCGACGTGATAGGCGACTTCCGCGCGCCGGACATGATGCGCTTCGGCTTTACGCCACTCTACATCGGAGAAGCCGAGGTTCGCGCAGCGGTCGACGTCATCGCCGACGTCTTGACCAATCGCCGCTGGGATACCGCGGATTACCGCAAAAAGGGGCTCGTAACATGA
- a CDS encoding alpha/beta hydrolase, whose translation MIFHQISDWNDAYANAPNIPGGERWPAAWVQPAQDYRDALQGSSRATLDISYGERARNRFDLFKPEGRPKGLVVFVHGGFWKALDKSFWSHLARGSVESGYAMAMPSYTLCPAVRISEITREIAPAVERAAAMVEGPIFLAGHSAGGHLVTRMISVTSPLPDEVRARIGHTVSISGVHDLRPLMKAAMNTDLRIDEAEALVESPALLEPMPNARVTCWVGSAERPEFVRQNALLANIWTGLGAKTCVIEEPGRHHFDVIDGLADPCHQLTRTLLSP comes from the coding sequence GTGATTTTTCATCAGATTTCCGACTGGAACGATGCCTACGCGAATGCTCCAAACATTCCGGGCGGGGAACGCTGGCCGGCGGCGTGGGTGCAGCCCGCGCAGGACTATCGCGACGCCCTTCAAGGCAGCAGCCGCGCGACGCTCGATATCAGCTATGGCGAGCGCGCACGAAACCGCTTTGATCTCTTTAAGCCGGAAGGCCGGCCAAAGGGCTTGGTCGTCTTCGTCCATGGCGGATTCTGGAAGGCGCTCGACAAGAGCTTTTGGTCGCATCTCGCGCGCGGATCGGTTGAAAGCGGCTATGCGATGGCGATGCCCTCCTACACGCTGTGCCCGGCCGTGCGCATCTCCGAGATCACGCGCGAAATTGCCCCGGCCGTCGAGCGTGCCGCCGCGATGGTCGAAGGTCCGATTTTTCTGGCGGGCCATTCCGCCGGCGGGCATCTGGTGACGCGCATGATCTCGGTGACGTCGCCGCTCCCGGACGAAGTCCGGGCGCGCATCGGCCACACCGTCTCTATTTCCGGCGTTCATGACCTTCGTCCGCTGATGAAGGCCGCCATGAACACGGACCTTCGGATCGACGAGGCCGAGGCGCTCGTGGAAAGCCCCGCATTGCTGGAGCCGATGCCGAATGCGCGCGTAACATGCTGGGTAGGCAGCGCCGAGCGCCCGGAATTCGTCCGCCAGAACGCGCTCCTCGCCAATATCTGGACCGGGCTCGGCGCGAAAACCTGCGTGATCGAAGAACCGGGCCGGCATCATTTCGATGTCATCGACGGGCTCGCCGATCCCTGTCACCAACTCACCAGGACCTTGTTGTCGCCGTAG
- a CDS encoding FadR/GntR family transcriptional regulator: MPLEAVEARRLYRQVADQLRALIDSGEYRVGSRLPTERDLAEQLKVSRPTVREALIALEVEGRVRIRVGSGIYVSESAALAPPLPLAGEIEGPFELLRAREFLEGAIAEQAARVATAEDIARIDASLEAMATVQHPGEASMIHDRAFHIAVAGCLDNAVLVRVVGELFDQRLNPYFAKLAHYFENPESWNAALAEHRAIRDAIAAHDSDAARVTMREHLARSQARFAQNFGAEASSTSRIRASSG, translated from the coding sequence GTGCCGCTCGAAGCCGTGGAAGCGCGACGTCTTTATCGCCAGGTTGCCGATCAGCTTCGCGCCTTGATCGACAGCGGCGAATACCGCGTGGGCAGCCGTCTTCCGACCGAACGCGATCTTGCCGAACAATTGAAGGTCTCGCGGCCGACGGTACGTGAAGCCCTGATTGCTCTGGAAGTCGAGGGCCGGGTTCGGATTCGCGTCGGTTCGGGGATCTATGTCAGTGAGTCGGCGGCGCTCGCACCGCCTTTGCCATTGGCGGGCGAGATCGAAGGCCCATTCGAACTGCTGCGTGCCCGCGAATTCCTCGAAGGCGCCATTGCCGAACAGGCGGCGCGGGTGGCGACAGCCGAAGATATCGCGCGCATCGACGCTTCGCTGGAGGCAATGGCCACCGTGCAGCATCCCGGCGAAGCCTCGATGATCCATGACCGCGCGTTTCACATCGCGGTGGCAGGATGCCTCGACAACGCCGTGCTGGTCCGCGTGGTCGGTGAGCTGTTCGACCAGCGGCTCAATCCCTATTTCGCCAAGCTCGCGCATTATTTTGAAAATCCGGAATCCTGGAATGCGGCGCTGGCCGAGCACCGCGCGATCCGCGATGCCATCGCCGCGCACGATTCCGATGCTGCCCGCGTGACGATGCGCGAGCACTTGGCGCGTTCGCAGGCCCGCTTTGCGCAAAATTTCGGAGCGGAAGCTTCGTCCACCTCGCGCATCCGCGCAAGCAGCGGCTGA
- a CDS encoding sialic acid TRAP transporter substrate-binding protein SiaP, whose translation MLKKLTIAFAASAAALLAATTSGLAQTKLKWAHVYETSEPFHTASVWAAGEINKRTNGRYQIDVYPASQLGKETDINQGLALGSVDMIISGSSFAARSFPPIGVTYYPYTFRDADHLLAYTKSDVFKELAKGYEDKTGHRIVAVTYYGVRQTSSNKPIKTCADMKGLKIRVPDVPAYLAMPRACGANTAPIAFAEVYLALQNGTVEAQENPLTTIEAKKFYEVQKHIVLTGHIVDHLNTVVAGALWKKLSEEDRKIFTDVAQEAAAKATAEIKANEAKLVDFFKQKGLTVTEVNKDEFRDTVMKNVSFESFNYRKADWERIQAVK comes from the coding sequence GTGCTGAAAAAATTGACGATTGCATTCGCGGCGTCTGCTGCGGCGCTGCTGGCCGCAACCACCTCGGGCCTGGCGCAGACCAAACTGAAATGGGCCCACGTTTACGAAACCTCGGAGCCGTTCCACACCGCGTCCGTCTGGGCCGCGGGCGAGATCAACAAGCGCACTAACGGGCGCTACCAGATCGACGTCTATCCGGCTTCGCAGCTCGGCAAGGAGACCGACATCAACCAGGGGCTTGCGCTCGGCTCCGTCGACATGATCATTTCCGGCTCGAGCTTCGCCGCGAGGAGCTTCCCGCCAATCGGCGTGACCTATTATCCCTACACCTTCCGCGATGCCGATCATCTCCTGGCCTATACCAAGAGCGATGTCTTCAAGGAGCTCGCCAAGGGCTACGAGGACAAGACCGGTCATCGCATCGTGGCCGTGACCTATTACGGAGTGCGCCAAACTTCCTCGAACAAGCCGATCAAGACCTGCGCCGACATGAAGGGCCTCAAGATTCGCGTGCCCGACGTTCCGGCGTATCTGGCGATGCCGCGCGCCTGCGGCGCCAACACCGCGCCGATCGCCTTTGCGGAAGTCTACCTGGCGCTACAGAACGGCACCGTGGAAGCGCAGGAGAATCCGCTCACCACGATCGAGGCCAAGAAGTTCTACGAGGTGCAGAAGCACATCGTGCTGACCGGCCATATCGTCGATCACCTCAATACGGTTGTGGCCGGCGCGCTCTGGAAGAAGCTGTCGGAAGAAGATCGCAAAATCTTCACCGACGTCGCGCAGGAGGCGGCGGCGAAAGCCACCGCGGAAATCAAGGCCAACGAAGCCAAGCTGGTCGACTTCTTCAAGCAGAAAGGGCTCACGGTCACCGAGGTCAACAAGGATGAGTTCCGCGACACCGTGATGAAGAACGTGAGCTTCGAAAGCTTCAACTATCGCAAGGCCGATTGGGAACGCATCCAGGCGGTGAAGTGA
- a CDS encoding TRAP transporter small permease, which yields MSAVEVHKQITADEIAHTFEDEVPKGADLSGYAPEDWLALVIFWIMALSVFLQFFTRYVLNDSYAWTEEIATYCLIGVVFIGSAMCVRLSRHIQVDLLFRYLPHLPARALSTLIDLIRIAFFGYAIKLVWQFIEVIGDERMTTIEFQKGFVYYAVLLGFVLMFARSIQVAVENWRRGYSILERPGAFDGTEG from the coding sequence ATGTCGGCGGTTGAAGTGCACAAGCAGATCACGGCGGACGAAATCGCCCATACCTTCGAGGACGAAGTCCCCAAGGGGGCCGATCTCAGCGGATACGCGCCGGAGGACTGGCTCGCGCTGGTGATCTTCTGGATCATGGCGCTGTCCGTCTTCCTGCAGTTCTTCACCCGCTATGTCCTCAACGACAGCTATGCCTGGACCGAGGAGATCGCGACCTATTGCCTGATCGGCGTGGTCTTTATCGGCTCGGCGATGTGCGTTCGGCTGTCGCGGCACATCCAGGTCGATCTGCTGTTTCGCTATCTGCCGCATCTGCCGGCGCGCGCGCTCTCTACGCTCATCGATCTGATCCGGATCGCGTTCTTCGGCTACGCGATCAAGCTGGTCTGGCAATTCATCGAAGTCATCGGCGACGAGCGGATGACCACGATCGAGTTCCAGAAGGGCTTCGTTTACTACGCCGTGCTGCTCGGCTTCGTGCTGATGTTCGCGCGCTCGATCCAGGTCGCGGTCGAGAACTGGCGGCGCGGTTACTCCATCCTGGAGCGACCCGGCGCATTCGACGGAACGGAAGGCTGA
- a CDS encoding TRAP transporter large permease — translation MLLLLGGFLLLMLVGLPVALSMAVSSLVYILVTGITPDVTLAQRMIAGVESFPLLAVPFFILAGNLMNIAGVTGRIYKFAVALVGWMRGGLGHVNIVGSVIFSGMSGTAIADAAGLGTIEIKAMKDHGYSTEFAVGVTAASATLGPIIPPSLPFVIYGMMANVSIGALFLGGVIPGVFMTLAMMATVAYFAHKNGWGSDTPFSWPQLGSAAIEILIVLAFPVVVWLLVVAGLSVNMAVGIGLVALLALDWYFDFSAVMALMAPVILIGGMTLGWFTPTEAAVAAVIWSLFLGLVRYRSMTLQTVAKATFDTIETTASVLFIVTAASIFAWLLTVSQAAQTLTDAMLGITQNKWVFLLLANILILFVGCFIDTIAAITILVPILLPIVLKLGIDPIHFGLIMTLNLMIGLLHPPLGMVLFVLARVAKLSVERTTMAILPWLVPLLLALVAITYIPELTLWLPKYMGLSK, via the coding sequence ATGCTGCTGCTGCTCGGAGGATTTCTGCTGCTCATGCTGGTCGGCCTGCCGGTCGCGCTTTCGATGGCAGTGTCGTCGCTGGTCTACATTCTGGTCACCGGCATCACGCCGGATGTCACGCTGGCGCAGCGCATGATTGCCGGCGTCGAAAGCTTTCCGCTCCTCGCCGTGCCGTTCTTCATTCTGGCCGGCAATCTCATGAACATCGCGGGCGTTACGGGGCGCATCTACAAATTCGCGGTCGCGCTGGTGGGCTGGATGCGCGGCGGCCTCGGCCATGTCAATATCGTCGGCTCCGTGATCTTTTCCGGCATGTCCGGCACCGCGATTGCCGACGCTGCAGGGCTCGGCACCATCGAGATCAAGGCGATGAAGGATCACGGCTACTCGACCGAGTTCGCGGTCGGCGTCACCGCGGCATCCGCCACGCTTGGTCCGATCATTCCGCCGTCGCTACCATTCGTGATCTACGGCATGATGGCGAACGTTTCGATCGGCGCGCTGTTTCTGGGCGGCGTGATTCCGGGCGTGTTCATGACGTTGGCCATGATGGCGACCGTGGCCTATTTCGCCCACAAGAACGGCTGGGGCAGCGATACGCCGTTCTCCTGGCCGCAACTCGGCTCGGCCGCGATCGAAATCCTGATCGTGCTGGCGTTCCCGGTGGTTGTTTGGCTGCTGGTCGTCGCCGGGCTCTCGGTGAACATGGCGGTCGGAATCGGTCTCGTGGCGCTGTTGGCGCTCGACTGGTATTTCGATTTCTCCGCCGTGATGGCGCTGATGGCGCCGGTGATCCTGATCGGCGGCATGACGCTCGGCTGGTTCACGCCGACCGAAGCCGCGGTTGCCGCGGTGATCTGGTCGCTGTTCCTCGGGCTCGTGCGTTACCGCTCGATGACGCTGCAGACCGTTGCCAAGGCGACGTTCGACACCATCGAGACCACGGCATCGGTGCTGTTCATCGTGACCGCGGCCTCGATCTTTGCATGGCTCTTGACGGTGTCGCAGGCGGCGCAGACGCTGACGGATGCGATGCTCGGTATCACCCAGAACAAATGGGTGTTCCTGCTGCTGGCGAACATCCTGATCCTGTTCGTCGGCTGCTTCATCGACACCATCGCCGCGATCACCATTCTGGTGCCTATCCTGCTGCCGATCGTGCTCAAGCTTGGCATCGACCCCATCCATTTCGGCCTGATCATGACGCTGAACCTGATGATCGGTCTGTTGCACCCGCCGCTCGGCATGGTGCTGTTCGTGCTGGCCCGCGTGGCGAAATTGTCCGTCGAGCGCACCACCATGGCGATCTTGCCGTGGCTGGTGCCGCTGCTGCTGGCGCTCGTCGCCATCACCTACATCCCGGAGCTGACGCTCTGGCTGCCTAAATATATGGGACTCTCAAAATGA
- a CDS encoding L-idonate 5-dehydrogenase: MTSMALAATLFGPEDLRMVERPLEPLRSGMVRIRFGAGGICGSDMHYYRHARTGDFVVTSPLVLGHEIAGEVVEIAGSAPDVKVGDRVAVNPSRWCGHCKPCREGRPNLCENIFFMGSASKTPHMQGGFASYFDAIPAQCVKIPDHVTYQAAALAEPLAVCLHAVARAGDVTGKRAVLFGAGPIGLLTMLAAQRAGIAETTVVDIAAAPLAFATRLGANHVVDISGGEEALKAQAAAQPFDVAFEVSGTAAGLASAIGAVRRGGVVVQVGNLPGGQISVPANAVMAKEIDLRGSFRFGTEFFTAVELIADGSVDVLSLVTAQRPLAVAPDAVRLALDRSQSVKVVLTA; encoded by the coding sequence ATGACATCGATGGCTTTAGCCGCAACCCTGTTCGGCCCGGAAGATCTGCGCATGGTCGAGCGGCCGCTTGAGCCGCTTCGCTCTGGCATGGTGCGCATTCGTTTTGGCGCCGGCGGCATTTGCGGCTCGGACATGCATTATTACCGCCATGCCCGCACCGGCGATTTTGTTGTGACCTCGCCGCTGGTGCTCGGCCATGAGATTGCGGGTGAGGTGGTCGAGATCGCAGGCTCGGCGCCGGACGTAAAAGTCGGCGATCGCGTCGCCGTCAACCCGTCGCGCTGGTGCGGCCATTGCAAGCCGTGCCGCGAAGGCCGGCCCAATCTCTGCGAAAACATCTTCTTCATGGGCTCGGCCTCGAAGACCCCGCATATGCAGGGCGGCTTTGCGTCTTACTTCGACGCCATCCCGGCGCAGTGCGTGAAGATTCCGGACCACGTGACCTATCAGGCGGCGGCGCTCGCCGAGCCGCTCGCAGTCTGCCTGCATGCTGTCGCCCGCGCCGGGGACGTGACCGGCAAGCGCGCCGTGCTGTTCGGCGCTGGCCCGATCGGTCTCCTGACCATGCTGGCGGCGCAGCGCGCCGGGATCGCTGAAACGACCGTCGTCGACATCGCGGCGGCGCCGCTGGCGTTCGCCACGAGATTGGGCGCCAACCATGTCGTCGATATCTCCGGCGGCGAAGAGGCGCTGAAGGCGCAGGCTGCAGCGCAGCCGTTCGATGTGGCGTTCGAGGTCTCGGGCACCGCGGCGGGCTTGGCCAGCGCGATCGGTGCGGTCAGGCGCGGCGGCGTCGTGGTTCAGGTCGGCAACCTGCCGGGCGGACAGATTTCGGTGCCGGCGAATGCGGTGATGGCCAAGGAGATCGACCTTCGCGGCTCGTTCCGCTTCGGGACGGAATTCTTCACGGCGGTCGAACTGATCGCCGACGGCAGCGTGGACGTGCTTTCGCTGGTGACGGCGCAACGCCCGCTCGCGGTCGCGCCCGATGCGGTGCGGCTGGCGCTCGACCGCTCGCAGAGCGTCAAGGTCGTGCTGACCGCTTGA
- the uxuA gene encoding mannonate dehydratase has product MLQGWRWYGPNDPVSLDDIRQAGATDVVTALHQVPIGEAWTRSAVEERKSLIENSQPGRSQLAWSVVESIPIPDDVKRLGGKATRSIEAWIASMEAVAAAGIKIICYNFMPVVDWCRTDLEWELPNGAKAMRFDHDRFAAFDLHILQRPEAPAEYSEAAQRRARQVYEAMTQADIDVLITNIASALPGSTTDPLTIPQFRDRLQQYRGIDSTVLRRHLSEFLARVAPVAEQLGVTLTLHPDDPPRPLFGLPRIASSAEDYQALFDVVPSKANGICFCTGSLGVRAENDLPAMAKRFAPRIGFAHLRATKREADGLSFFESDHLDGDVDMIAVLKALLAENRTRSPENQIVFRPDHGHRMLDDLAATKRTNPGYTAIGRLRGLAELRGAIHAIEHAG; this is encoded by the coding sequence ATGCTGCAGGGATGGCGGTGGTACGGACCCAACGATCCCGTATCGCTCGACGATATCCGCCAGGCCGGCGCGACCGACGTGGTGACGGCGCTGCATCAGGTTCCGATCGGCGAGGCCTGGACGCGCTCAGCTGTCGAGGAGCGGAAGAGCCTGATCGAGAACTCGCAACCGGGCCGCTCACAGCTCGCCTGGTCAGTGGTGGAATCGATCCCGATTCCTGATGACGTGAAGCGGTTAGGGGGCAAGGCAACCCGCTCGATCGAAGCGTGGATCGCGAGCATGGAGGCGGTCGCCGCCGCCGGTATCAAGATCATCTGCTACAATTTCATGCCTGTCGTGGACTGGTGCCGCACCGATCTCGAATGGGAACTGCCGAACGGCGCCAAGGCGATGCGCTTCGACCATGACCGTTTCGCGGCGTTCGACCTGCACATCCTGCAGCGGCCGGAAGCGCCTGCGGAATATTCCGAGGCCGCGCAGCGCCGCGCCAGGCAGGTCTATGAAGCGATGACGCAGGCCGATATCGACGTCCTCATCACCAACATTGCCAGCGCGCTGCCGGGATCCACCACCGATCCCCTGACCATTCCGCAATTTCGCGACCGCCTGCAGCAATACCGCGGCATTGATTCCACGGTGCTACGCCGGCACTTAAGCGAATTTCTCGCGCGCGTCGCGCCGGTGGCGGAGCAGCTTGGCGTCACGCTGACGCTGCATCCGGACGATCCGCCGCGTCCGCTGTTCGGCCTGCCGCGCATCGCGTCATCGGCGGAGGATTATCAGGCGCTGTTCGACGTGGTGCCATCAAAAGCCAACGGCATCTGCTTCTGCACCGGTTCACTCGGCGTGCGCGCGGAGAACGATCTGCCCGCGATGGCCAAGCGCTTCGCCCCGCGGATCGGCTTTGCCCATCTGCGGGCGACCAAGCGGGAAGCCGACGGCCTGTCATTCTTCGAGTCCGATCATCTCGATGGCGACGTCGACATGATCGCGGTGTTGAAGGCTTTGCTGGCGGAGAACCGAACGCGTTCGCCGGAAAATCAGATCGTGTTCCGGCCGGACCACGGCCACCGCATGCTCGACGATCTCGCCGCGACCAAGCGCACCAATCCCGGCTACACCGCGATCGGGCGCTTACGTGGCCTAGCCGAATTGCGCGGCGCCATCCACGCCATTGAACACGCCGGGTAA
- a CDS encoding class I SAM-dependent methyltransferase has translation MRLLGRYRGRNGAIEIVECTADGTLIYFEEGIRQSQATPDGESVFSYVRLMDELLHRATNILVLGCGGGNLATRLARLGKELTIVDNNPISFVIAQRYFGLPDGLPLIASDFRKFILDDDLLYDGIAIDVGGPDFRFDDEFDVETCDAIRARLAPGGRIVMNVLVANDIDPVPDRIAARLAGDRLAAWIIDEQGVQDRNAIIACVPEKRLNAHPALAEAMQNSLERWSIRRGRLRARDLGAMYFAADR, from the coding sequence GTGCGGTTGCTGGGGCGTTATCGGGGCAGGAACGGCGCGATCGAGATCGTCGAATGCACCGCGGATGGAACACTGATCTATTTCGAGGAAGGCATCAGGCAGAGCCAGGCCACGCCCGACGGCGAGAGCGTCTTCAGCTATGTCAGGCTCATGGACGAGCTCTTGCATCGCGCGACCAACATTCTCGTCCTGGGATGCGGCGGCGGGAATCTCGCGACCAGGCTGGCGCGTCTCGGAAAAGAGCTGACGATCGTCGACAACAATCCGATCAGCTTCGTGATCGCCCAGCGATATTTTGGGCTGCCGGACGGATTGCCGCTGATCGCATCCGATTTCCGGAAGTTCATTCTCGACGACGATCTGCTTTACGACGGGATCGCCATCGATGTCGGAGGTCCGGATTTTCGCTTTGACGATGAATTCGACGTCGAGACCTGCGATGCCATCCGCGCGCGGCTTGCGCCCGGCGGCCGCATCGTGATGAACGTGTTGGTCGCGAACGACATCGACCCGGTACCCGATCGTATCGCCGCGCGGCTTGCCGGCGACCGGCTGGCAGCCTGGATCATCGACGAACAGGGCGTCCAGGATCGAAATGCGATCATCGCATGCGTGCCGGAAAAGCGATTGAACGCGCATCCGGCGCTCGCCGAGGCGATGCAAAACAGCCTCGAGCGGTGGTCGATCCGGCGAGGCAGATTGCGCGCTCGCGACCTCGGCGCGATGTATTTTGCCGCTGACAGGTAG
- a CDS encoding helix-turn-helix domain-containing protein yields MITANQLRAARALLNIDQRQMADLADLSVPTIQRMEASDGVIRANVDSLMKLVSALESAGIELINPGAASATGGRGVRLREHVTNPKMKVKTVRQPKKVLERVR; encoded by the coding sequence ATGATTACCGCCAATCAACTCAGGGCCGCGCGCGCACTCCTGAACATAGATCAGCGGCAGATGGCCGATCTCGCGGATCTTTCCGTGCCGACCATCCAACGCATGGAAGCCAGCGATGGCGTCATCCGCGCCAATGTCGATTCCCTCATGAAACTGGTTTCCGCGCTTGAGAGCGCCGGGATCGAGTTGATCAATCCGGGCGCCGCGAGCGCGACCGGGGGGCGGGGCGTACGCCTTCGCGAACATGTCACAAATCCGAAGATGAAGGTCAAGACCGTGCGCCAACCCAAGAAGGTACTGGAGCGGGTTCGATAG